One part of the Anaeromyxobacter sp. Fw109-5 genome encodes these proteins:
- a CDS encoding site-2 protease family protein: MGLLSDPAGAVMNLIVLLLSLTFHEFFHAWSAWKLGDDTAARLGRLTLNPVPHIDPIGTLLLPLLGAPIGWAKPVPVNPARFRRDVRQSTGDILVSAAGPLSNLLLGTIAAILLGILLRLAPEAVGPGEAGRALLVRFMIVNTGLAIFNLLPVPPLDGSHVAENLMPLRLRPAWEQFARFSPFVLVALIVFGRGIIYPPIMFVFGLLQQLTLSIAT; encoded by the coding sequence GTGGGTCTCCTGTCCGATCCAGCGGGCGCGGTGATGAACCTCATCGTGCTCCTGCTCTCCCTGACCTTTCACGAGTTCTTCCATGCCTGGTCGGCCTGGAAGCTCGGGGACGACACCGCGGCGCGCCTCGGCCGGCTCACCCTGAACCCCGTCCCGCACATCGATCCCATCGGGACCCTGCTCTTGCCGCTCCTCGGGGCTCCCATCGGATGGGCCAAGCCCGTGCCCGTGAACCCGGCGCGGTTCCGGCGAGACGTGCGGCAGTCCACCGGCGACATCCTGGTCAGCGCGGCGGGACCGCTCTCGAACCTGCTCCTCGGCACGATCGCCGCGATACTGCTCGGGATCCTGCTGCGCCTCGCGCCCGAGGCCGTCGGGCCGGGCGAGGCGGGCCGAGCGCTGCTCGTCCGCTTCATGATCGTCAACACCGGGCTCGCCATCTTCAACCTGCTCCCGGTGCCACCCCTCGACGGCAGCCACGTGGCCGAGAACCTCATGCCCCTCCGGCTGAGGCCGGCGTGGGAGCAGTTCGCCCGCTTCTCGCCCTTCGTCCTCGTGGCGCTGATCGTGTTCGGCCGCGGCATCATCTACCCGCCGATCATGTTCGTGTTCGGCCTCCTCCAGCAGCTGACCCTCTCCATCGCCACCTAG
- the scpB gene encoding SMC-Scp complex subunit ScpB, with the protein MTVELDDPNTPAEGAPEERPEAAEPPATQAEPAQERPASSRPSGVSDAELRAMQAAEEAKAGDPELEEVESAAIDAPGSDEEKEEPFEKLAAAAKRLSAERVRTIMETLLFLAERPLTSEELRQATGVDLERIEKALDKLSGHYREGVCGIVLHEVAGGWQLRSSPDNAAFSRRWLKVKPQRLTRAALETLAIIAYRQPVTRPEIEEIRGVDCGAVVKALLERKLIKILGKKEEPGRPMLYGTTREFLEFFALKDLASLPTLREFHELSEEHRDIVEKQPETQDGGISGIVADLADEKLRADLEAKRAESDAALEELERAMEAADEKARVAQAALDDKKKDEAADEPPGTGG; encoded by the coding sequence ATGACGGTGGAGCTCGACGACCCGAACACCCCCGCCGAAGGCGCGCCCGAGGAGCGGCCCGAGGCGGCGGAGCCCCCCGCCACGCAGGCGGAGCCCGCCCAGGAGCGGCCGGCGTCCTCGAGGCCGAGCGGCGTCTCGGACGCCGAGCTCCGCGCGATGCAGGCCGCCGAGGAGGCGAAGGCGGGCGATCCGGAGCTCGAGGAGGTCGAGTCCGCCGCCATCGACGCGCCCGGCTCGGACGAGGAGAAGGAAGAGCCGTTCGAGAAGCTCGCGGCGGCCGCGAAGCGGCTCAGCGCGGAGCGCGTGCGGACCATCATGGAGACGCTGCTGTTCCTGGCGGAGCGTCCGCTCACCTCGGAGGAGCTGCGCCAGGCCACCGGCGTCGACCTCGAGCGGATCGAGAAGGCCCTCGACAAGCTGTCGGGCCACTACCGGGAGGGCGTCTGCGGGATCGTGCTGCACGAGGTGGCCGGTGGGTGGCAGCTCCGCAGCTCGCCCGACAACGCCGCCTTCTCCCGCCGCTGGCTCAAGGTGAAGCCGCAGCGGCTCACCCGCGCCGCGCTGGAGACGCTCGCGATCATCGCCTACCGCCAGCCCGTCACGCGGCCGGAGATCGAGGAGATCCGCGGGGTGGACTGCGGCGCCGTGGTGAAGGCGCTCCTCGAGCGCAAGCTCATCAAGATCCTCGGCAAGAAGGAGGAGCCGGGCCGGCCCATGCTGTACGGCACGACCCGCGAGTTCCTCGAGTTCTTCGCGCTCAAGGACCTCGCCTCCCTCCCGACGCTGCGCGAGTTCCACGAGCTCTCCGAGGAGCACCGCGACATCGTGGAGAAGCAGCCGGAGACGCAGGACGGCGGCATCTCCGGCATCGTGGCCGACCTCGCGGACGAGAAGCTGCGCGCGGATCTGGAGGCGAAGCGCGCCGAGAGCGACGCCGCCCTCGAGGAGCTGGAGCGCGCGATGGAGGCGGCCGACGAGAAGGCGCGCGTGGCCCAGGCTGCGCTCGACGACAAGAAGAAGGACGAGGCGGCGGACGAGCCGCCGGGGACGGGCGGCTAG
- a CDS encoding HEAT repeat domain-containing protein: MFPRRSLVLAASLIAMACRRGELDAPEPERRAAAVRSAGRSGELPVLLVAQRDPSALVRRAAAEAFAARGGPGATEALGALLLDADAEVAATAARGLAALGTDGTAREDLVRAYGAARPATRAAIADALDALGVSLREAVEAEARALWERNVAALAADAGPSRAGAAEEIGASARAEAVQRLLPLVDTNRNPEPALAAAASRGLAEAGDWKARPFLEALLEEGDVPTVEAAAAALARLGDPAAAAPLARLAADGPGRIASAAADALAALPAAPEVGAALCGVALRTRDPSIAALVARAAAAHEASCPERQLVARLGRSAAAPISALAELAPPSSQTAARVAALLDPGRADAPTRAAAARFLARTGQAASGAAVARRAAALAARASGGAEGGLAPEEAEELGALLAAAGRLRADGAEALLGPGLADPRPAVRVGAVEGLSQLGAPGAVARVAAALADPELRVRLAAAEALGRQGTRGAAALAKACGAPRSREPEWSAALARALGEAGSAEAVPALTALLEGESAGIAAAALARTGAPGASAPLAAYLARPDAPARAGAIEALAALGARDAAPVVAAQLTHDLPEVRAAAARALGKMRYEPASARLEALRSDYYGRVRRAAVEALAKLPAGAPRPRP; the protein is encoded by the coding sequence ATGTTCCCGCGCCGCTCCCTGGTCCTCGCCGCTTCGCTGATCGCCATGGCCTGCCGGCGCGGGGAGCTCGACGCACCCGAGCCGGAGCGGCGCGCCGCCGCGGTCCGCTCGGCGGGGAGGAGCGGAGAGCTCCCGGTCCTGCTCGTCGCCCAGCGCGACCCGAGCGCCCTCGTCCGGCGCGCCGCGGCCGAGGCGTTCGCGGCGCGCGGCGGTCCAGGAGCGACCGAGGCGCTCGGGGCGCTGCTGCTCGACGCCGACGCCGAGGTCGCCGCGACGGCGGCGCGGGGCCTCGCCGCGCTCGGGACCGACGGGACGGCGCGCGAGGATCTCGTCCGGGCCTACGGCGCCGCGCGACCCGCGACGCGCGCGGCCATCGCCGACGCCCTCGACGCCCTCGGCGTCTCGCTGCGCGAGGCCGTCGAGGCGGAGGCCCGCGCCCTGTGGGAGCGGAACGTGGCGGCGCTCGCCGCCGACGCCGGCCCCTCGCGCGCCGGCGCCGCTGAGGAGATCGGGGCGAGCGCCCGCGCCGAGGCGGTGCAGCGGCTCCTGCCGCTCGTGGACACCAATCGCAACCCCGAACCCGCGCTCGCCGCCGCCGCGTCGCGCGGCCTCGCGGAGGCGGGAGACTGGAAGGCGCGACCGTTCCTCGAGGCGCTCCTCGAGGAGGGGGACGTGCCCACCGTCGAGGCCGCGGCGGCGGCGCTCGCGCGCCTCGGCGATCCGGCCGCCGCCGCTCCGCTCGCGCGGCTCGCCGCGGACGGGCCCGGCCGGATCGCCTCGGCCGCCGCGGACGCGCTCGCCGCGCTCCCCGCCGCGCCGGAGGTCGGCGCGGCACTCTGCGGCGTCGCCCTCCGCACGCGCGACCCGTCCATCGCGGCGCTCGTCGCCCGGGCGGCGGCGGCGCACGAGGCGAGCTGTCCGGAGCGTCAGCTGGTCGCGCGGCTCGGCCGCAGCGCCGCCGCGCCGATCTCCGCGCTGGCCGAGCTCGCCCCGCCCTCGTCCCAGACCGCCGCGCGCGTCGCAGCCCTGCTGGACCCCGGCAGGGCCGATGCCCCGACCCGCGCGGCCGCGGCGCGCTTCCTCGCGAGGACCGGCCAGGCCGCCTCCGGCGCCGCCGTGGCGCGGCGCGCGGCCGCGCTCGCCGCCCGCGCGAGCGGCGGCGCGGAGGGCGGGCTCGCGCCGGAGGAGGCGGAGGAGCTCGGCGCGCTGCTCGCCGCGGCGGGGCGGCTCCGCGCCGACGGGGCCGAGGCGCTCCTCGGCCCCGGGCTCGCCGATCCGCGCCCGGCCGTGCGGGTGGGCGCCGTCGAGGGGCTCTCGCAGCTGGGCGCGCCCGGCGCGGTCGCGCGCGTGGCGGCGGCGCTCGCCGACCCCGAGCTGCGGGTGCGCCTCGCCGCGGCGGAGGCGCTCGGACGCCAGGGCACGCGCGGCGCCGCGGCCCTCGCGAAGGCGTGCGGCGCGCCGCGCTCGCGGGAGCCGGAGTGGAGCGCCGCGCTCGCGCGCGCCCTCGGGGAGGCGGGCAGCGCAGAGGCCGTGCCCGCGCTGACCGCGCTCCTCGAAGGAGAATCCGCGGGGATCGCGGCGGCGGCGCTGGCGAGGACGGGCGCGCCCGGCGCGTCCGCGCCGCTCGCGGCCTACCTGGCCCGTCCCGACGCGCCGGCGCGCGCCGGGGCGATCGAGGCCCTCGCCGCGCTCGGGGCGCGGGACGCGGCGCCGGTGGTGGCCGCGCAGCTCACGCACGACCTGCCGGAGGTCCGCGCGGCGGCGGCGCGCGCGCTCGGGAAGATGCGGTACGAGCCCGCCTCGGCGCGGCTCGAGGCGCTGCGGAGCGACTACTACGGGCGGGTTCGCCGGGCCGCGGTGGAGGCGCTCGCGAAGCTGCCGGCCGGCGCGCCCCGGCCGCGGCCCTAG
- the trpS gene encoding tryptophan--tRNA ligase — MPEQRPIVVSGMRPTGRLHLGHLHGALANWVRLQGENDCYFFSADWHALTTSYHDPAVIKQAEREMFVDFIAAGVDPQKVTLFVQSEVKEHAELYLLLGMITPLGWLERSPSYKEMRENITDRDLALYGFLGYPVLMTADIIMYKATRVPVGVDQVPHLELSREIARKFNHHYGPVFPEPQPLLTAAPKILGTDGRKMSKSYGNTIDLGESAESTTKKVMGMVTDPARKRRQDPGNPEVCGIFYLHKVSSAPETIAWVDENCRTAGIGCVDCKKKLLEKLLPAQERMRERREALLARPGDVDALVQLGTAKARAVASRTMDEVRGAMKLKLA; from the coding sequence ATGCCCGAACAGCGCCCCATCGTCGTCAGCGGCATGCGGCCCACCGGCCGCCTCCACCTCGGCCACCTCCACGGCGCGCTCGCCAACTGGGTGCGGCTCCAGGGGGAGAACGACTGCTACTTCTTCAGCGCCGACTGGCACGCGCTCACGACGAGCTATCACGACCCCGCCGTCATCAAGCAGGCCGAGCGCGAGATGTTCGTGGACTTCATCGCCGCCGGCGTCGACCCGCAGAAGGTCACGCTCTTCGTGCAGAGCGAGGTGAAGGAGCACGCCGAGCTCTACCTGCTCCTCGGGATGATCACCCCGCTCGGCTGGCTCGAGCGCTCGCCCTCCTACAAGGAGATGCGCGAGAACATCACGGATCGCGACCTCGCCCTGTACGGCTTCCTCGGCTACCCGGTCCTCATGACCGCGGACATCATCATGTACAAGGCGACCCGCGTGCCGGTGGGCGTGGACCAGGTCCCGCACCTCGAGCTCTCGCGCGAGATCGCCCGCAAGTTCAACCACCACTACGGACCGGTGTTCCCCGAGCCGCAGCCGCTCCTCACCGCCGCGCCGAAGATCCTCGGCACCGACGGGCGGAAGATGTCGAAGAGCTACGGCAACACCATCGACCTCGGCGAGAGCGCCGAGTCCACGACGAAGAAGGTCATGGGGATGGTGACGGACCCGGCCCGCAAGCGGCGCCAGGATCCGGGCAACCCGGAGGTCTGCGGGATCTTCTACCTGCACAAGGTGTCGAGCGCTCCCGAGACCATCGCGTGGGTGGACGAGAACTGCCGCACGGCCGGCATCGGCTGCGTGGACTGCAAGAAGAAGCTGCTCGAGAAGCTCCTGCCCGCGCAGGAGCGGATGCGGGAGCGGCGCGAGGCGCTGCTCGCGCGGCCGGGGGACGTCGACGCGCTCGTTCAGCTCGGGACCGCCAAGGCCCGCGCGGTGGCGTCCCGCACCATGGACGAGGTCCGCGGGGCGATGAAGCTGAAGCTCGCCTGA
- a CDS encoding STN domain-containing protein, with translation MLALLLAALVFQPSLEAPPRQLAQATRPGAESPPPPPRPSPPAPGPRAAGSPVPTPLPPPPPPPGELDPLVGDWPAEPSGKRVTLADTVSLDDALEQIADAAGWNLVLNTGRTGNIQLVLKLRDVPVEEAMRAALRGTRLEASRRRDTVVVSPSTLPVERRPTLAGFGKPSGKRFTGEFEGTDVDDALRQIAAAGGLSIVIPPGVRGQVSGVFNAIAVEDALRAVLDQAGLTAELQGGVVTVRQSPFDGFAGVGEEARRHAQRALRDAERAMRDAEEWRDGPETGSDSRDRVVNGDVTIRSGEVARDVVALRGNVRLEPGAVARDVVAVLGSVKLEGGASAREVTAVMGSVEVGPGAVIEQNATAVGGSVKPDPHAAIGGEQTSVGVPGLGGLAGLFGSSLLFGGGDSALWAIGQALAKFALFFALGLLVVALFPRRVDSVAGAMIASPWRSIFTGLLGIVVTPLLVLLLVVTVIGIPLVAVVALLVLAAGVLGFTALAFHVGRSLPLRVQRGAWVVQLAVGTAIVVLVTEIPLLGALAWVAGALITFGAALRSRFGQQVTVLPTTMAPPPAPAP, from the coding sequence ATGCTCGCGCTCCTCCTCGCCGCCCTCGTGTTCCAGCCCTCGCTCGAGGCGCCGCCCCGTCAGCTCGCGCAGGCGACCCGCCCCGGCGCGGAGTCGCCGCCGCCGCCGCCGCGGCCCTCCCCGCCTGCGCCCGGCCCTCGCGCGGCGGGGAGCCCCGTGCCCACGCCGCTCCCCCCGCCGCCGCCGCCCCCGGGCGAGCTCGATCCGCTCGTCGGCGACTGGCCGGCGGAGCCCTCCGGCAAGCGGGTCACGCTCGCGGACACCGTCTCGCTCGACGACGCCCTCGAGCAGATCGCCGACGCCGCAGGATGGAACCTCGTCCTCAACACCGGCAGGACCGGGAACATCCAGCTCGTCCTGAAGCTCCGCGACGTGCCGGTCGAGGAGGCGATGCGCGCCGCCCTGAGGGGCACCCGCCTCGAGGCGTCGCGCCGCCGCGACACGGTGGTCGTCTCCCCCTCGACCCTCCCCGTCGAGCGGCGGCCCACCCTCGCCGGCTTCGGGAAGCCGAGCGGCAAGCGGTTCACCGGCGAGTTCGAGGGCACGGACGTCGACGACGCGCTCCGACAGATCGCGGCCGCGGGGGGCCTCTCCATCGTCATCCCGCCCGGCGTGCGCGGCCAGGTGTCCGGGGTGTTCAACGCGATCGCCGTCGAGGACGCGCTGCGCGCGGTGCTCGATCAGGCCGGCCTCACCGCGGAGCTCCAGGGCGGCGTGGTGACCGTGCGCCAGTCGCCGTTCGACGGGTTCGCAGGCGTCGGCGAGGAGGCACGCCGGCACGCGCAGCGCGCCCTGCGCGACGCCGAGCGCGCGATGCGGGACGCCGAGGAGTGGCGCGACGGCCCCGAGACGGGCTCCGACTCGCGCGACCGGGTCGTCAACGGCGACGTGACGATCCGCTCGGGCGAGGTGGCTCGCGACGTGGTGGCCCTCCGCGGCAACGTGCGGCTCGAGCCGGGCGCGGTCGCGCGGGACGTCGTGGCGGTGCTCGGCAGCGTCAAGCTGGAGGGCGGCGCCAGCGCGCGCGAGGTGACCGCCGTGATGGGGAGCGTGGAGGTGGGGCCGGGCGCCGTGATCGAGCAGAACGCCACCGCCGTGGGCGGGAGCGTGAAGCCCGATCCGCACGCCGCCATCGGCGGCGAGCAGACCAGCGTCGGGGTCCCGGGGCTCGGCGGCCTCGCCGGCCTGTTCGGCTCGAGCCTGCTCTTCGGAGGGGGCGACTCGGCCCTCTGGGCCATCGGGCAGGCGCTCGCGAAGTTCGCGCTGTTCTTCGCGCTCGGCCTCCTCGTCGTCGCGCTCTTCCCCCGGCGGGTGGACTCGGTCGCGGGGGCGATGATCGCGAGTCCGTGGAGGTCGATCTTCACGGGCCTGCTCGGCATCGTCGTGACCCCGCTGCTCGTGCTCCTCCTCGTCGTGACGGTCATCGGCATCCCGCTCGTCGCGGTCGTCGCCCTGCTCGTGCTGGCCGCCGGGGTGCTCGGGTTCACCGCCCTCGCCTTCCACGTGGGGCGATCGCTGCCGCTGCGCGTCCAGCGGGGCGCGTGGGTCGTGCAGCTCGCCGTCGGCACCGCGATCGTCGTGCTCGTGACCGAGATCCCGCTGCTCGGCGCGCTCGCCTGGGTGGCCGGGGCGCTCATCACGTTCGGCGCCGCGCTCCGCTCGCGCTTCGGGCAGCAGGTGACCGTGCTGCCGACGACGATGGCCCCTCCGCCGGCGCCGGCGCCCTAG
- a CDS encoding ScpA family protein has protein sequence MARRHPESDAVAGAEQAAQEASARAAAEAFRVTLPPLRAGEPPFEGPLDLILHLVKEHEVDLFDIPIARITESYLATLEAMRELDIDIAGEFLHMAAQLMLMKSKLLLPRTEVAEDAPGADESGVDPRAELVRRLLEYQKYKAAAEELGERDILDRTVFARKARVERPVAAEGPEGLADVSVFKLIEALDRALKHARPEHTHEVVTDRLSISDAIARVADVLRLSRRATFEELLSGPAEHRHTRADVIATFLAILEMAKLKLVRIFQASLDEAGPGAEILVEAKDTLGDDVPAAGGEDYR, from the coding sequence ATGGCCAGGCGACACCCGGAGAGCGATGCGGTCGCCGGCGCCGAGCAGGCGGCGCAGGAGGCCTCCGCGCGCGCCGCCGCGGAGGCGTTCCGCGTCACGCTCCCGCCGCTGCGGGCCGGCGAGCCGCCGTTCGAGGGTCCCCTCGACCTCATCCTGCACCTCGTGAAGGAGCACGAGGTCGACCTGTTCGACATCCCCATCGCGCGGATCACCGAGAGCTACCTCGCGACGCTCGAGGCGATGCGGGAGCTGGACATCGACATCGCCGGCGAGTTCCTCCACATGGCGGCGCAGCTCATGCTGATGAAGTCGAAGCTGCTGCTGCCGCGGACGGAGGTCGCGGAGGACGCGCCGGGCGCCGACGAGTCCGGCGTCGATCCGCGCGCCGAGCTGGTGCGGCGGCTGCTCGAGTACCAGAAGTACAAGGCCGCCGCGGAGGAGCTCGGAGAGCGCGACATCCTGGACCGCACGGTGTTCGCCCGGAAGGCGCGGGTCGAGCGGCCGGTCGCGGCCGAGGGGCCCGAGGGGCTCGCCGACGTCTCGGTGTTCAAGCTGATCGAGGCGCTCGACCGGGCGCTGAAGCACGCGCGCCCCGAGCACACGCACGAGGTCGTCACCGACCGCCTCTCCATCAGCGACGCGATCGCGCGGGTGGCGGACGTGCTACGGCTCTCGCGCAGGGCCACGTTCGAGGAGCTCCTCTCCGGGCCGGCCGAGCACCGGCACACGCGCGCCGACGTGATCGCGACGTTCCTCGCCATCCTGGAGATGGCGAAGCTGAAGCTGGTGCGGATCTTCCAGGCCTCGCTCGACGAGGCGGGCCCCGGCGCGGAGATCCTCGTCGAGGCGAAGGACACCCTCGGGGACGACGTGCCCGCCGCCGGCGGGGAGGACTATCGATGA
- a CDS encoding anti-sigma factor: MNTFDGHLTDAQAQRVVDGALLDAETAAVERHLAGCGACQAAVESYRMLAVALEDLELPPLPDDFTAGVFTRIDAHERAAARERNWALGILAGVALATVVAFVAAGAGPWAPAVSAVADRFGDAARAIRIGAGFVPALVGAFRLQIILAGAALAIPLLVALARLMPAPEARVEAA, from the coding sequence ATGAACACGTTCGACGGACACCTCACCGACGCGCAGGCCCAGCGGGTCGTCGACGGCGCGCTCCTGGACGCGGAGACCGCCGCGGTCGAGCGGCACCTGGCGGGGTGCGGCGCGTGCCAGGCCGCCGTGGAGTCGTACCGCATGCTCGCGGTGGCGCTCGAGGACCTCGAGCTCCCGCCGCTCCCGGATGACTTCACCGCCGGCGTCTTCACGCGCATCGACGCGCACGAGCGCGCCGCCGCCCGGGAGCGCAACTGGGCGCTCGGCATCCTCGCGGGCGTGGCCCTCGCCACCGTCGTCGCCTTCGTGGCGGCCGGGGCCGGCCCGTGGGCGCCCGCGGTCTCGGCGGTGGCGGACCGCTTCGGCGACGCCGCCCGCGCGATCCGCATCGGCGCCGGGTTCGTCCCGGCGCTCGTCGGCGCGTTCCGGCTGCAGATCATCCTCGCCGGGGCCGCCCTCGCGATCCCGCTGCTCGTCGCGCTCGCGCGCCTCATGCCCGCGCCCGAGGCGCGCGTCGAAGCCGCCTGA
- a CDS encoding pseudouridine synthase, whose product MAGDEKGGPDGVRLQKYLAEAGVASRRKAEELILAGRVKVNARAVTVLGSKVDPARDLVTVDGRLVSRSETRSYYLLYKPPGCVTTASDPEGRPTALEYLRGVKERVFSVGRLDFDAEGAVLFTDDGELANRLAHPRYGHRRTYLVKVRGEPPPAALERLVAGVRLEDGPARALEAVPHERAERNVWIRVVVGEGRFHLVKRLCEAVGLQVQRLYRPEFGGITVEGLRPGQFRPLAPVEVRALKTAVGLAGGAPAVAPRELPRAARRHGHGPPAPPELAPARREGERGEPGRREGKELPPRGEPRVRGRGEDAGRGPRGEQRQRGRGEDAGRGPRGGAGGARRPPRGGGDRRGR is encoded by the coding sequence GTGGCGGGCGACGAGAAGGGTGGGCCGGACGGCGTCCGCCTGCAGAAGTACCTGGCGGAGGCCGGCGTCGCCTCGCGCCGCAAGGCGGAGGAGCTCATCCTCGCCGGGCGGGTGAAGGTGAACGCGCGCGCGGTCACGGTGCTCGGCTCGAAGGTCGACCCGGCGCGCGACCTCGTCACGGTGGACGGGCGCCTCGTCTCGCGCAGCGAGACGCGGAGCTATTACCTGCTGTACAAGCCGCCGGGGTGCGTCACGACCGCGTCCGACCCCGAGGGCCGCCCCACCGCGCTCGAGTACCTGCGCGGCGTGAAGGAGCGGGTCTTCTCCGTCGGCCGGCTCGACTTCGACGCCGAGGGCGCGGTGCTGTTCACCGACGACGGCGAGCTCGCGAACCGGCTCGCCCACCCTCGCTACGGTCACCGTCGCACCTACCTCGTGAAGGTGCGAGGCGAGCCGCCGCCGGCCGCCCTCGAGCGGCTGGTCGCGGGGGTGCGGCTCGAGGACGGCCCCGCGCGCGCGCTCGAGGCGGTGCCGCACGAGCGCGCCGAGCGGAACGTCTGGATCCGGGTGGTCGTCGGGGAGGGGCGCTTCCACCTCGTGAAGCGGCTCTGCGAGGCGGTCGGGCTCCAGGTCCAGCGGCTCTACCGGCCCGAGTTCGGCGGCATCACGGTGGAGGGGCTGCGGCCCGGGCAGTTCCGCCCCCTCGCCCCGGTGGAGGTGCGGGCCCTCAAGACCGCCGTGGGGCTGGCCGGCGGTGCGCCCGCGGTCGCGCCGCGGGAGCTCCCGCGCGCCGCGCGGCGGCACGGCCACGGCCCGCCCGCGCCGCCGGAGCTCGCGCCGGCGCGTCGCGAGGGCGAGCGCGGCGAGCCTGGGCGCCGGGAAGGCAAGGAGCTCCCACCGCGCGGAGAACCGCGCGTGCGCGGGCGCGGCGAGGACGCCGGGAGAGGGCCGCGCGGAGAGCAGCGGCAGCGCGGGCGCGGCGAGGACGCCGGGAGAGGGCCGCGCGGAGGTGCCGGCGGTGCTCGGCGCCCGCCGCGGGGCGGTGGCGACCGGCGCGGTCGCTGA